A region from the Euleptes europaea isolate rEulEur1 chromosome 13, rEulEur1.hap1, whole genome shotgun sequence genome encodes:
- the ATP1B4 gene encoding protein ATP1B4 produces the protein MVEGYALSSFQENRNAHHTDEDEDEDEMKSPAMAKKSWGDTIKDMKTFLWNPETREFMGRTAHSWSLVLLFYLVFYIFLAGMFAFCMYVMLLTLSPYTPKYRDRVSPPGVMMRPHVKHGFIFHIRLQESKSWRPLVENLHQFLEAYDDSVQERKNAVCTPGNYFIQDTGESTMKRACQFKRSMLKNCSGLEDKNFGYSRGQPCFLLKMNRIIGYRPGYGTPVTVECKMPKGNESIIEAMDFYPNATFDPVYFPYYGKHTHENYTSPLVAIQITMRKNETVSIQCQLNGVGIINNVHKDRFLGRITFTLSVKD, from the exons ATGGTGGAGGGGTATGCTTTGTCGTCATTCCAGGAAAATAGGAATGCTCATCACACagatgaagacgaagacgaagacgagATGAAATCACCGGCGATGGCCAAGAAATCGTGGGGTGACACAATCAAAGATATGAAAACCTTCCTGTGGAATCCAGAGACGAGGGAATTTATGGGCAGGACAGCTCACAGCTGGA GCCTAGTACTCCTCTTTTATCTAGTTTTTTACATTTTCTTGGCTGGAATGTTTGCATTTTGTATGTATGTAATGCTGCTTACCCTGAGCCCATACACGCCTAAGTACAGGGACAGAGTCTCTCCACCAG GAGTTATGATGAGGCCACATGTCAAACATGGATTCATTTTTCACATCAGGCTACAAGAGTCCAAATCATGGCGACCATTGGTGGAAAACCTACACCAGTTCTTAGAAG CTTACGATGACAGTGTTCAAGAACGCAAAAACGCTGTGTGCACACCTGGCAATTATTTCATTCAAGACACTGGAGAAAGCACCATGAAACGTGCTTGCCAATTCAAGCGATCCATGCTAAAGAATTGTTCGGGGCTGGAAGATAAGAATTTTGGCTACTCCAGGGGACAGCCGTGCTTCTTGCTAAAGATGAACCGA ATCATTGGCTATCGGCCTGGTTACGGGACTCCAGTGACAGTGGAGTGCAAAATGCCG AAAGGTAATGAAAGTATTATCGAAGCAATGGATTTCTATCCAAACGCCACATTTGATCCCGTGTACTTTCCTTACTatggcaaacacacacac GAGAACTACACATCCCCGTTGGTGGCCATCCAGATTACCATGAGAAAGAATGAAACCGTTTCCATTCAATGTCAACTGAATGGGGTGGGCATCATCAATAACGTGCATAAAGACCGGTTTTTAGGGCGAATTACTTTCACGTTGAGTGTCAAAGACTAG